A single window of Narcine bancroftii isolate sNarBan1 chromosome 1, sNarBan1.hap1, whole genome shotgun sequence DNA harbors:
- the LOC138759596 gene encoding fer3-like protein, with protein sequence MEFQESFMDSSVLDFVTESDFALGSPESDQTEVNSEHSVDLCDRLCDLAGIGPFSDQTVPFGGDAEQVDGFEDQGTAFKMGSFNSLMVRPKRKRVITYAQRQAANVRERKRMFSLNEAFDQLRKKVPTFAYEKRLSRIETLRLAIVYISFMTELLNNKEKTPTSE encoded by the coding sequence atgGAATTTCAAGAAAGCTTCATGGACTCTTCTGTTCTGGACTTTGTTACAGAATCGGACTTTGCTCTGGGTTCGCCAGAATCTGACCAAACCGAAGTTAATTCAGAGCACAGCGTGGACCTTTGTGACAGGCTGTGTGATTTGGCAGGGATAGGGCCGTTTTCGGACCAGACCGTTCCATTTGGAGGCGACGCGGAGCAAGTGGATGGATTCGAGGACCAGGGAACGGCCTTTAAGATGGGATCTTTCAATTCCCTGATGGTCAGACCCAAAAGGAAACGTGTGATCACTTATGCCCAGCGTCAAGCAGCCAACGTCAGGGAGAGGAAAAGGATGTTCAGTCTGAATGAAGCATTTGATCAGTTGAGGAAAAAGGTGCCGACATTTGCTTACGAAAAACGACTGTCTAGGATTGAAACTCTACGTCTTGCCATTGTCTACATCTCGTTTATGACTGAACTtttgaataataaagaaaaaactcCAACTTCAGAATGA